From one Luteipulveratus mongoliensis genomic stretch:
- a CDS encoding class I SAM-dependent methyltransferase, whose translation MSEPSAPCPACGSTRCESVYSVPSVPTNSCLLVDTADEARNLPRGELDLMLCHQCGYLFNALFDERLTGYDERYEDSQAFSGTFAEYGRGLAKTWVEEHDLAGRTVVEIGAGRGDFSRMLLEAGAGSVIAIDPTIKPERVGDTMDGRIVLRAERFDASTGLPPCDAVVFRHVLEHVAEPRTLLRDLYAALAGRPDVPVLVEVPDTKRVLEESAFWDVYYEHCGYFVEQSAVTLFASCGFVVDSIDRGFDEQYLLLSAHAEPRAELGGAVPVPLGLARQAREFASSVTGEIASWQAELRRRSAAGADIVLWGSGSKSTAFLTVIGADADAVSRVVDVNPHKQGRFMLGSGHPIVSPGSLAAQPPQLVVVMNPVYLDEIRQDLASLEIAADVMALGVDLT comes from the coding sequence ATGAGCGAGCCATCCGCCCCGTGCCCAGCCTGCGGGTCCACTCGCTGCGAGTCGGTCTACTCCGTGCCGTCGGTGCCGACCAACAGCTGCCTGCTCGTGGACACGGCGGACGAAGCACGCAACCTGCCGCGCGGCGAGCTCGACCTGATGCTGTGTCATCAGTGCGGCTACCTGTTCAACGCCTTGTTCGATGAGCGCCTGACGGGCTACGACGAGCGTTACGAGGACTCGCAGGCGTTCTCCGGGACCTTCGCGGAGTACGGCCGTGGGCTGGCGAAGACCTGGGTCGAAGAGCATGACCTCGCCGGTCGTACCGTCGTCGAGATCGGCGCGGGCAGAGGCGATTTCAGCCGGATGCTCCTCGAGGCGGGAGCCGGGAGCGTCATCGCCATCGATCCGACGATCAAGCCCGAGCGGGTCGGCGACACCATGGACGGACGCATCGTCCTGCGCGCCGAGCGGTTCGACGCGTCGACCGGTCTGCCGCCGTGCGACGCCGTGGTGTTCCGTCACGTTCTGGAGCACGTTGCGGAGCCACGCACGCTCCTGCGGGATCTGTACGCCGCCCTCGCCGGGCGTCCCGACGTGCCTGTCCTCGTCGAGGTGCCGGACACCAAGCGGGTGCTTGAGGAGTCGGCGTTCTGGGACGTCTACTACGAGCACTGCGGCTACTTCGTCGAGCAGTCCGCGGTGACCCTGTTCGCCTCGTGCGGCTTCGTGGTGGACTCCATCGATCGAGGGTTCGACGAGCAGTATCTGCTGCTGAGCGCACACGCCGAGCCGCGGGCCGAGCTCGGCGGAGCCGTTCCTGTGCCCCTCGGACTGGCGCGCCAGGCACGCGAATTCGCGTCCTCCGTGACCGGGGAGATCGCCAGCTGGCAGGCCGAGCTGCGCCGTCGGTCGGCGGCTGGCGCCGACATCGTCCTGTGGGGCAGCGGGTCGAAGTCGACGGCGTTCCTCACCGTGATCGGCGCCGACGCCGATGCCGTCAGTCGGGTCGTCGACGTCAACCCGCACAAGCAGGGCCGGTTCATGCTCGGATCGGGACACCCGATCGTGTCGCCTGGCTCGCTCGCAGCCCAGCCGCCGCAGCTGGTCGTCGTGATGAACCCGGTCTACCTCGATGAGATCCGCCAGGATCTGGCCAGCCTTGAGATCGCT
- a CDS encoding endonuclease/exonuclease/phosphatase family protein, whose protein sequence is MPTEEAVRTEVSTEGPTQVITSVLRTGVIVGGVMALVGSAVLALLRSTDPGTTRLAELAAFAPVGLPLALVGVIAVALALRPSFGRAGLAIVVAGALLTCLHGWWLAPLYVASSPSGTGPAMVVMAQNLEYGDVSHVQEVAGRLDVDVLCLSDIGPDQLASIRATPALARAYPYSAGVTEEGTGGTIVMSRYPLSTTWSSTSGRSLTVKVSGPTGPTSVVAVHPYPVYETQAWHDDYAEIGTYLRRTFGTNPRSPVVIAGDFNASSDNTPFRRIVGIGYRDGAADTNAWYQPTWPAGSKRRTFGIPVPPLVTLDHVLASRALAITNLHTVRVSGADHRAVVATVRRAA, encoded by the coding sequence GTGCCTACTGAGGAGGCGGTGCGTACAGAGGTGTCGACCGAGGGTCCGACACAGGTGATCACGTCGGTGCTGCGCACTGGCGTGATCGTCGGTGGTGTCATGGCGCTGGTCGGGTCGGCCGTACTCGCCTTGTTGCGATCCACGGATCCGGGTACGACGCGCCTGGCTGAGCTTGCCGCTTTCGCTCCGGTGGGGCTGCCGCTGGCACTCGTCGGCGTGATCGCGGTCGCTCTGGCCCTCCGACCTTCGTTCGGGCGGGCCGGTCTCGCGATCGTCGTAGCCGGTGCCTTGCTCACGTGCCTGCATGGCTGGTGGCTCGCGCCTTTGTACGTGGCTTCGTCACCGAGCGGCACGGGGCCCGCGATGGTCGTCATGGCGCAGAACCTGGAGTACGGCGACGTCAGCCACGTCCAGGAGGTTGCCGGTCGCCTCGACGTGGATGTCTTGTGCCTCAGCGACATCGGACCTGATCAGCTCGCCAGCATTCGTGCCACGCCGGCGCTCGCTCGGGCCTACCCCTACTCCGCGGGGGTCACCGAGGAAGGGACCGGCGGGACGATCGTCATGAGCCGCTATCCGCTGTCCACAACCTGGTCCAGCACGTCGGGCCGATCACTGACCGTCAAGGTGAGTGGGCCGACGGGGCCGACGTCCGTGGTGGCCGTCCACCCGTACCCCGTCTACGAGACACAGGCCTGGCATGACGACTACGCCGAGATCGGCACCTACCTGCGTCGGACGTTCGGTACGAACCCGCGCAGCCCTGTCGTGATTGCAGGCGACTTCAACGCCTCGTCCGACAACACACCCTTCCGCCGCATCGTCGGGATCGGCTACCGCGACGGTGCGGCGGACACCAACGCCTGGTACCAGCCGACCTGGCCCGCGGGCTCGAAGCGACGGACCTTCGGGATCCCGGTCCCGCCGTTGGTCACGCTCGACCACGTGCTCGCCTCGCGCGCACTCGCGATCACCAACCTGCACACCGTGCGGGTCAGCGGTGCCGACCACAGAGCCGTGGTCGCCACCGTGCGCCGAGCTGCGTGA
- a CDS encoding sugar transferase has product MASALPDIAVDRETMPESEATTRANDWTRPYLIAVLIADLVAAIFSEIVGVVATDRVPLSDGVPTGYLWICALGPLLWIGTVAISHGYERRFLGVGTEEYRAIPRAAIRLVAATALISFGLYDERPYLSRIVVVTFFPLLIVSALALRYAVRRVLYHRRHQGLSLSRAVVVGESHATAALISDLHREPTHGLRAVAACEPHPKVTTVGGIDVELSGLDHVIEVIDEASADVVIVASPSELSAPDLRRLSWALEKRSVDLIVSPGIMEVAGPRLSIRPAANLSLMHVERPRLGGATALGKYAFDKTIASLMLFLALPVFVLVAIAIRLESKGPIFFIQNRVGIEGRTFRILKFRSMSQDAEQQKAHLLAVQDDGNGTLFKLREDPRVTRVGKFIRRYSIDELPQLLNVLRGDMSLIGPRPPLQSEVDGYERDVIRRLRVRPGLTGLWQVSGRSNLSWDESVRLDLRYVDNWSMMLDLHILWRTARAVVRGAGAY; this is encoded by the coding sequence GTGGCGTCGGCTCTGCCCGATATCGCGGTGGACCGCGAGACGATGCCCGAGAGCGAGGCGACGACTCGCGCGAACGACTGGACGCGGCCCTACCTCATAGCCGTTCTCATCGCGGATCTGGTCGCGGCGATCTTCTCCGAGATCGTGGGAGTCGTTGCGACAGACCGGGTTCCGCTCTCCGACGGCGTGCCGACCGGCTACCTCTGGATCTGCGCTCTCGGGCCACTTCTGTGGATCGGGACCGTCGCGATCAGCCATGGTTATGAGCGCCGCTTCCTCGGTGTGGGGACCGAGGAGTACCGCGCCATCCCCCGGGCCGCGATCCGCCTCGTGGCGGCGACAGCACTGATCTCGTTCGGTCTGTACGACGAGCGTCCGTACCTGTCCCGCATCGTGGTGGTGACCTTCTTCCCGCTCCTCATCGTCAGCGCGCTCGCGCTGCGGTACGCCGTCCGCCGGGTGCTGTATCACCGTCGGCACCAGGGGCTGTCGCTCAGTCGGGCCGTCGTGGTCGGCGAGAGCCACGCCACGGCCGCGCTGATCAGCGATCTGCATCGCGAGCCGACGCACGGACTCAGGGCGGTCGCCGCCTGCGAGCCCCACCCGAAGGTGACCACGGTCGGTGGCATCGACGTCGAGCTGAGCGGTCTCGACCACGTGATCGAGGTCATCGACGAGGCATCTGCGGACGTGGTGATCGTCGCGAGTCCTTCGGAGCTGAGCGCTCCGGACCTGCGTCGCCTGTCCTGGGCTCTGGAGAAGCGGTCCGTCGACCTGATCGTCTCGCCGGGCATCATGGAGGTCGCCGGGCCGCGCTTGTCGATCCGGCCGGCAGCGAACCTGTCCCTCATGCACGTCGAGCGGCCGCGGCTCGGTGGAGCGACGGCGCTCGGCAAGTACGCCTTCGACAAGACGATCGCCTCTCTCATGCTGTTCCTCGCGCTGCCCGTCTTCGTCCTGGTCGCGATCGCGATCCGCCTTGAGTCGAAGGGCCCGATCTTCTTCATTCAGAACAGGGTTGGCATCGAAGGTCGCACCTTCCGGATTCTGAAGTTCCGCTCGATGAGCCAGGATGCGGAGCAGCAGAAGGCCCACCTCCTGGCAGTGCAGGACGACGGCAACGGCACGCTGTTCAAGCTGCGCGAGGACCCGCGGGTCACCCGCGTCGGCAAGTTCATCCGCCGGTACTCGATCGACGAGCTGCCACAGCTGCTCAACGTGCTCCGCGGAGACATGTCGCTCATCGGACCCCGGCCGCCGCTGCAGAGCGAGGTCGACGGCTACGAGCGCGACGTGATCCGCCGACTCCGCGTTCGCCCAGGACTGACCGGCCTCTGGCAGGTGAGCGGTCGCAGCAACCTGTCGTGGGACGAGTCGGTCCGTCTCGACCTGCGCTACGTCGACAACTGGTCGATGATGCTCGACCTGCACATCCTCTGGCGGACTGCCCGGGCAGTCGTGCGTGGTGCCGGTGCCTACTGA